From uncultured Fibrobacter sp., the proteins below share one genomic window:
- a CDS encoding T9SS type A sorting domain-containing protein encodes CGGVCGTFSLNKGTLTYEPFVGIGFNLAGVPEGSTAADVADASAMGGVHLIYTVDVAASLELGLGDAGDAAIGYDNPAASLAKATSAKTVDLEWSKFKQAGWGSGKITGAEAAKKLAAIKFKIQAKDGTSGSFNIIEVGPYLGSTPGFSNAKAKASLKAQLSGRTLSFGKSVAKAEIVNLQGQVVMAASSVKTMDLSKLQAGVYMVRAMGLFQQIMLK; translated from the coding sequence CTGCGGTGGCGTTTGCGGTACCTTCTCCCTGAACAAGGGTACCCTGACCTATGAACCGTTCGTTGGTATCGGCTTCAACCTCGCCGGTGTTCCGGAAGGTTCTACCGCTGCTGACGTGGCTGACGCTTCTGCTATGGGTGGAGTCCACCTGATTTACACTGTCGACGTTGCAGCTTCTCTTGAATTGGGTCTCGGTGATGCCGGTGACGCTGCAATCGGTTACGACAACCCGGCCGCTTCCCTCGCTAAGGCTACTTCTGCTAAGACTGTTGACCTCGAATGGTCTAAGTTCAAGCAGGCTGGCTGGGGCTCGGGCAAGATTACCGGTGCCGAAGCAGCAAAAAAGCTCGCTGCTATCAAGTTCAAGATTCAGGCTAAGGACGGTACATCCGGTAGCTTCAATATCATTGAAGTTGGTCCATACTTGGGTTCCACTCCGGGTTTCTCCAATGCCAAGGCTAAGGCTTCTCTGAAGGCTCAGCTCTCTGGCCGTACCCTTTCCTTCGGCAAGTCTGTTGCCAAGGCTGAAATTGTGAACCTCCAAGGTCAGGTTGTTATGGCGGCCTCCTCTGTGAAGACCATGGACCTCTCCAAGCTCCAAGCCGGAGTATACATGGTTCGCGCCATGGGCCTTTTTCAGCAGATCATGCTGAAGTAA